GCCGGCCCACTGCGAGCCCAAGCTCGATTAGTATCAGGCGCACGCCGTTAAATGCATGAAACACGAACGCGCAGTACACCAGGTATTCGAGAAACACGAACACGGGCCCCTGTGTCGCGGCCAGCAGGCGCTCCCACGCCTCTTGCCCAAGCAGTCGGGCGCCGGTAAAAAAGACATGCATGGCCAGGAACAACAGCAGGGCCAGGCCGCTGATGCGATGCAGGATATACAGGTAGCCTTCGAAACCTCGCCGGCCGCCAGCCAGCCAGCGCACGATGCCGATATTTTCGCTGCTACGCTCCATCGCCCGATGCTAGTACTTTCTCTCTACCGGTTGCCAGCGCGTGATAGCTACAGGCTTGTAACCAATTGACGGTCCGTCCGGGCCGCGCCTGGCCAGTGTATGACGGAGCCAGGTCTCATCGTTTCGCTCGCTGAAATCGCGCCGGGCGTGTGCGCCGCGCGATTCCTCGCGTGCCAGAGCCGAGCTCATCGCCACCTCGGCCAGGTCAAGCAGGTTTTCCAGCTCCAGGGCATTAACGAGATTGCTGTTGTAGATGCGGCCCTTGTCTTCGATGTGGATGTCGGCAAAGCGCGCACGCAGTTCGCTCAATTTCTCTAGCCCGGCACCAATCCCGTCACCGGTACGGAACACGCCCATATACTCGTCCATCAGGTGGCGCAGCTCGTGGTTGAGTTGATAGGGGTTCTCAAATCCGTCGCGTTGCAGCAAGTCGCCAAAAACACGCTGCTCTTCCGCCGCAACTCTGCTATCCGTTAGTGCCGCCAGAGCTGCGCCGGTCTGTAGAGATTGCGCAATGTTTTCGCCACAGATGCCGCCCCATACCAGGCACTCAGCGGTGGAATTGGTGCCGAGCCGGTTGGCCCCGTGCAGCGACACGCATGCTGCTTCGCCGGCAGCCCATACCCCGTCGATTCCGGTAGCGCCCTCGATGTCGGTAGCAATGCCGCCCATGGAATAGTGTGCGACGGGGCGTACCGGTATCGGCGCATCGATCGGATCAATGTCGACAAATTTCATGCAGAGCTCGCGAATCAGAGGCAACCGCGCGTGGATTTTCTCGGCGCCGAGATGACGCAGGTCGAGATGCAGGTAATCGAGGCCATCGGGCTGACTAAAACCGCGACCCGCATCGATTTCGGTCATCATTGCGCGCGATATGATGTCGCGCGGCGCCAGCTCCATCTTGCCTTTGGCGTAGTCGGCCATGAAGCGCCTGCCGTCGCGGTCCAGCAGGTGCCCACCTTCACCGCGGCAGCCCTCGGTGATTAAAATTCCTGATGGCACCAGGCCGGTGGGATGAAACTGGATGAACTCCATATCTTCCAGCGCCAGGCCAGCGCGATAGGCCATGGCCAGCCCGTCGCCGGTGACCGTCTGCGAGTAGGTGGTAAATCCGTACAGCGTGCCGGCACCGCCACTGGCAATCAGCAGCGTCCTGGCGCGCAGTGCCAGGAATCTTCCGGTCAGCATGTCGATGGCCGTCAGCGCACAAAACCGGCCTTCCTCGACGATGATCGAGGTGACAAACACTTCATCGTAGCGGGTGTAGTTGCCGAACTGCTGCAGCCCGTCGTACAGCGTCTGCATCTCGTGGAAACCGGTTTTGTCGGCCGCCATGGTTGCGCGCGGAAAGCTGTGGCCGCCGAAATCGCGCTGCAGGATGCGGCCATCATCACGCCGCGACCAGGGCAGGCCCAGACGGTCCAGCTCGTAGATCTCCTCTGGCGCCTGATGGACAAAGCGATAAACCACGTCCTGATCGGCAAGGAAGTCGGACCCCTTGACCGTATCCCAGGCGTGCAGATC
This window of the Gammaproteobacteria bacterium genome carries:
- a CDS encoding succinate dehydrogenase/fumarate reductase flavoprotein subunit; this translates as MTEQVTHDVLILGTGLAGLRAALGIARSLGDQADIGLVSKVQLMRSHSVCAEGGTGAVLAHDEGDNFDLHAWDTVKGSDFLADQDVVYRFVHQAPEEIYELDRLGLPWSRRDDGRILQRDFGGHSFPRATMAADKTGFHEMQTLYDGLQQFGNYTRYDEVFVTSIIVEEGRFCALTAIDMLTGRFLALRARTLLIASGGAGTLYGFTTYSQTVTGDGLAMAYRAGLALEDMEFIQFHPTGLVPSGILITEGCRGEGGHLLDRDGRRFMADYAKGKMELAPRDIISRAMMTEIDAGRGFSQPDGLDYLHLDLRHLGAEKIHARLPLIRELCMKFVDIDPIDAPIPVRPVAHYSMGGIATDIEGATGIDGVWAAGEAACVSLHGANRLGTNSTAECLVWGGICGENIAQSLQTGAALAALTDSRVAAEEQRVFGDLLQRDGFENPYQLNHELRHLMDEYMGVFRTGDGIGAGLEKLSELRARFADIHIEDKGRIYNSNLVNALELENLLDLAEVAMSSALAREESRGAHARRDFSERNDETWLRHTLARRGPDGPSIGYKPVAITRWQPVERKY